A section of the Rhizobium sp. SSA_523 genome encodes:
- a CDS encoding DUF2256 domain-containing protein, whose protein sequence is MPKQKPKSLLPSKVCAACQRPFHWRRKWQRDWDQVKFCSERCRRMKAAA, encoded by the coding sequence ATGCCGAAGCAGAAACCGAAAAGCCTGCTGCCCAGCAAGGTCTGCGCCGCCTGTCAGCGGCCCTTCCACTGGCGGCGGAAATGGCAGAGGGACTGGGATCAGGTGAAGTTCTGTTCCGAGCGCTGCCGTCGCATGAAGGCCGCAGCGTGA
- a CDS encoding SDR family NAD(P)-dependent oxidoreductase yields the protein MMTSLPKSYRALVIGESGGIGAALVQALAADPACGEVVGLSRRKDGLDVTREESVAAAADRVEPGLQLILCATGGLTIDGVGPEKSLRQLSGEAMAKQFALNAIGPALVAKYFAPKLDRRQRGLMAVLSARVGSIGDNRLGGWISYRASKAALNQILRTASIELSRTHPQSVLLALHPGTVATALSETYGSGHERTAPAVSAGNLLAVLDRADPADTGGFFAYDGKPIAW from the coding sequence ATGATGACATCCCTGCCGAAATCCTATCGGGCGCTGGTGATCGGCGAGAGCGGCGGTATTGGCGCGGCGCTGGTGCAGGCCCTTGCTGCCGATCCCGCCTGCGGCGAGGTGGTGGGTCTCTCCCGCCGCAAGGACGGGCTGGATGTGACGCGGGAGGAGAGCGTTGCAGCCGCCGCAGACCGGGTCGAGCCCGGGCTGCAGCTGATCCTCTGCGCCACGGGTGGCCTGACCATCGACGGCGTCGGACCGGAAAAATCGCTGCGCCAGCTGTCGGGCGAGGCCATGGCGAAACAATTCGCGCTCAATGCGATTGGGCCGGCCCTGGTGGCCAAGTATTTCGCCCCGAAGCTCGATCGGCGTCAACGCGGCCTGATGGCGGTTCTGTCGGCGCGGGTCGGGTCGATCGGCGACAACCGCCTGGGCGGCTGGATCTCCTATCGCGCCTCCAAGGCAGCGCTCAACCAGATCCTGCGCACCGCCTCCATCGAGCTGTCGCGCACGCATCCGCAAAGCGTGCTTCTGGCCCTGCATCCCGGAACCGTGGCGACCGCCCTGTCCGAAACCTATGGCAGCGGTCATGAACGGACGGCGCCCGCCGTCAGTGCCGGCAATCTGCTTGCGGTTCTCGACCGGGCCGATCCGGCCGATACCGGCGGCTTCTTCGCCTATGACGGCAAGCCCATTGCGTGGTGA
- a CDS encoding DUF3429 domain-containing protein, protein MILPSRTLTQILTYAGALPFFLLLPPTFPLLAVLDPLKAFLAYGAVIAAFMGGSLWGLVQAREASPILPLLLSNLLALCAWLSLLVEEGRAALLLQLAIFLALLGCDRLLLAAGLEQRWYWRLRLRITGLVCLAYLAKLMLT, encoded by the coding sequence ATGATACTTCCGTCCAGAACCCTGACGCAGATCCTGACCTATGCCGGCGCCCTGCCGTTTTTCCTGCTGCTTCCGCCCACATTTCCGCTTCTGGCGGTGCTCGATCCGTTGAAGGCCTTCCTTGCCTATGGCGCCGTCATCGCCGCCTTCATGGGCGGCTCGCTCTGGGGACTGGTGCAGGCGCGCGAGGCATCGCCCATCCTCCCCCTTCTCCTCAGCAATCTTCTGGCGCTCTGCGCCTGGCTCTCGCTGCTTGTCGAAGAGGGCCGCGCGGCACTCCTCCTGCAATTGGCGATCTTCCTCGCTCTGCTCGGCTGCGACCGCCTGCTGCTCGCAGCCGGGCTCGAGCAGCGCTGGTACTGGCGCCTGCGCCTTCGCATCACCGGGCTCGTCTGCCTGGCCTACCTGGCCAAGCTGATGCTCACCTGA
- a CDS encoding glycosyltransferase family 39 protein encodes MTSMPPLDVVPNASPKDEKLPDAAGPAGLGKEKSLAKAPVRRHLIHLSILLLVSLITLAPGISLLPLTDRDEALYVQASRQMLESGNWVDIRFQDNPRYKKPVGIYWLQGLAGLASGQPHSTPLWVFRLPSLLGAVLVGLFSYAMADRMARHDAGSRHDASAGPVAGHLAGHFAGQVVGPWAGLLAGLFAVTTVELALEARIAKTDAMLCAAIMASQFALLHAYLDGARRPVFWRNALFWLSLGLAILIKGPVAPMVIGLTGLGITLTERSFSLLRALSPLAGIAAMLAVVLPWLLAIGLISGGDFFRESIGRDVLGKIATAQESHGAPPGTYLLVALATFWPLSVFASLAFSFAFRRRTEKSVRFLFFWAVPAWIVFELTATKLPNYILPMMPALAVLTGLALTQRGIVRDHWWFRLTYLGVALGGLVLGIGLNAALYRIEGEISLSGLALGIVVALTGICASWLLLSGRLMPAIAAMTASAATAYLLAFAVILPQARDLWLSDRIAEAVAGVQSCAAPTILVSGYGEPSVVFRLGTQTALVDGAAAAARFESASCAVAIVAAEDGAAFRAALARAGVNISPAATATGRNVNGLRRRVMEIYVKPQMALAFGD; translated from the coding sequence ATGACCAGCATGCCCCCGCTCGATGTCGTACCAAATGCCAGCCCGAAGGATGAGAAGCTGCCGGATGCCGCCGGACCGGCAGGTCTCGGCAAGGAAAAGTCTTTGGCAAAGGCCCCGGTCCGCCGCCATCTGATCCACCTCTCGATCCTGCTTCTGGTCTCCCTCATCACGCTGGCGCCCGGCATCAGCCTTTTGCCGCTGACGGATCGCGACGAGGCGCTTTACGTGCAGGCAAGCCGCCAGATGCTGGAAAGCGGCAATTGGGTGGATATCCGCTTTCAGGACAATCCCCGCTACAAGAAACCGGTGGGCATCTACTGGCTGCAGGGACTGGCGGGACTTGCCAGCGGCCAGCCGCATTCCACGCCGCTCTGGGTTTTCCGCCTTCCCTCGCTGCTCGGCGCCGTGCTGGTCGGACTGTTCTCCTATGCCATGGCGGATCGCATGGCCCGCCATGATGCCGGCTCCCGTCACGACGCCAGTGCCGGCCCTGTTGCCGGACACCTTGCGGGACACTTTGCGGGACAAGTCGTCGGCCCATGGGCCGGCCTGCTGGCTGGCCTCTTTGCCGTCACGACGGTGGAACTGGCGCTCGAGGCCCGCATCGCCAAGACGGATGCCATGTTATGTGCCGCGATCATGGCCAGCCAATTCGCGCTGTTGCACGCCTATCTGGATGGAGCGCGTCGGCCGGTCTTCTGGCGCAACGCCCTGTTCTGGCTCTCGCTCGGCCTTGCCATCCTCATCAAAGGACCCGTGGCGCCCATGGTGATTGGCTTGACCGGGCTCGGCATCACCTTGACCGAACGCTCCTTTTCGCTGCTGCGCGCCCTGTCTCCCCTTGCCGGCATCGCCGCCATGCTGGCGGTGGTGCTGCCCTGGCTTCTGGCGATCGGCCTCATTTCCGGCGGCGATTTCTTCCGCGAATCGATCGGCCGCGATGTGCTGGGCAAGATCGCCACGGCCCAGGAAAGCCATGGCGCGCCACCCGGCACCTATCTTCTGGTGGCGCTGGCCACCTTCTGGCCGCTCTCGGTCTTCGCCTCGCTGGCCTTCAGCTTTGCCTTTCGGCGGCGAACGGAAAAATCCGTGCGCTTCCTCTTCTTCTGGGCGGTACCGGCCTGGATCGTCTTCGAGCTGACGGCCACCAAATTGCCGAACTATATCCTGCCCATGATGCCCGCGCTGGCGGTGCTGACGGGTCTTGCCCTGACGCAGCGAGGGATTGTCCGCGATCACTGGTGGTTCAGGCTGACCTATCTCGGCGTCGCGCTCGGCGGGCTTGTGCTCGGCATCGGCCTGAATGCCGCGCTGTACCGGATCGAAGGCGAGATCAGTCTTTCCGGCCTGGCGCTCGGCATTGTCGTCGCCCTGACCGGCATCTGTGCCTCCTGGCTGCTCCTGTCGGGACGGCTGATGCCGGCCATTGCCGCCATGACTGCCAGCGCCGCCACGGCCTATCTCCTGGCCTTTGCCGTCATCCTGCCGCAGGCCCGCGACCTGTGGCTTTCCGACAGGATCGCCGAGGCGGTTGCCGGCGTGCAAAGCTGCGCCGCCCCGACAATCCTCGTCTCCGGCTATGGCGAACCGAGCGTGGTCTTCCGGCTCGGCACGCAGACGGCGCTTGTCGATGGCGCGGCGGCCGCGGCGAGATTCGAGTCGGCCAGCTGCGCCGTGGCCATTGTCGCGGCGGAAGACGGCGCGGCCTTCCGTGCGGCGCTGGCGCGGGCCGGCGTGAACATCTCGCCGGCCGCCACCGCGACAGGACGCAATGTCAACGGGCTGCGCCGGCGGGTGATGGAGATCTATGTGAAACCGCAGATGGCGCTCGCGTTTGGCGACTGA
- a CDS encoding NAD(P)-binding protein, with the protein MQKLAIIGAGLSGTSLAAELAGSAEITIFEKSRGLGGRMATRRRAQASFDHGAQYFTIRDPHFRHRMDGAMQAGVVALWDGLLMERDETGQVRQSTDRHGRFVAVPAMSALARHLADGLAVLCSLQIQSVEGGPGDWYLTTKGGVYGPYDWVVSSAPAPQTQALLPLSALHKAALDQVRMSGCFTLMIDPPADTDLPFAACRLTGHPILGFIAANHSKPGRAPDPALVVHARNDWSQAHLDTAPDTVRDLMLEACRSLFPTIGWSEARMVDLHRWRYANVETPLGSPFLIDADRQLAACGDWCIGNRVEAAFLSGFHLAQALKALDPERDPPKASA; encoded by the coding sequence ATGCAAAAACTGGCCATTATCGGCGCAGGCCTGTCGGGGACCAGTCTCGCGGCGGAGCTTGCCGGCAGTGCCGAGATCACCATATTCGAGAAAAGCCGGGGGCTTGGCGGCCGGATGGCGACCCGCAGGCGGGCTCAGGCGAGCTTCGACCATGGCGCCCAGTATTTCACCATTCGCGACCCGCACTTCCGCCACCGCATGGACGGTGCCATGCAGGCCGGCGTGGTGGCGCTTTGGGACGGCCTGCTGATGGAGCGGGACGAAACCGGCCAGGTGCGGCAATCGACGGATCGCCACGGGCGGTTTGTTGCAGTTCCGGCCATGTCGGCCCTGGCCCGTCATCTGGCGGATGGCCTGGCCGTCCTCTGCAGCCTGCAGATCCAGTCGGTGGAGGGAGGACCGGGCGACTGGTATCTCACCACAAAGGGCGGCGTCTATGGCCCCTATGACTGGGTCGTCTCCTCCGCTCCGGCGCCGCAGACCCAGGCTCTCCTGCCGCTCTCGGCGCTACACAAGGCCGCGCTCGATCAGGTTCGGATGAGCGGCTGTTTCACGCTGATGATCGATCCGCCGGCCGATACGGATCTTCCTTTCGCCGCCTGCCGATTGACCGGTCACCCGATCCTTGGTTTCATCGCCGCCAATCACAGCAAGCCTGGCCGTGCGCCGGATCCCGCGCTTGTCGTCCACGCCCGGAACGATTGGTCGCAGGCGCATCTGGACACCGCGCCGGACACCGTGCGCGATCTGATGCTGGAGGCCTGCCGGTCGCTTTTCCCGACCATCGGCTGGAGCGAGGCGAGAATGGTGGATCTTCACCGCTGGCGGTATGCCAATGTCGAGACCCCGTTGGGCTCGCCATTCCTGATCGATGCGGACCGCCAGCTGGCCGCCTGCGGCGACTGGTGCATCGGCAACCGGGTGGAGGCCGCCTTCCTCAGCGGCTTTCACCTCGCACAGGCTTTGAAAGCCCTGGATCCCGAGCGAGACCCTCCGAAAGCCTCAGCATGA